The following nucleotide sequence is from Novosphingobium sp. KA1.
CGGTAACCTGGTCCCACTGCTGTTGCGCCGCCTCGGCCGTCTCCTGCGCGAAGATGGTCTTGATCATGGCAATGACAGCGGGTCGTTGTTTCGGCGCCGCATGGGCGAACGCATTGCGCATCCAGTGCACCCGGCAGCGCTGCTGGGTCGCGGAAAATACCTTGCTGGCCGCAGCGCGCAGCCCTTTGTGATCGTCGGCGATGACCAACTTCACACCGCGCAAGCCTCGGTCAGCCAAAGAGCGCAGGAAGGCTTTCCAGAAAGGTTCGGCTTCCGACGGGCCGGTGGCCACGCCCAGAACCTCGCGTCGGCCATCGGTGTTGACGCCCACCGCGATTATCGCCGCCGTCGAGACAATCCGTCCGCCCTCGCGCACTTTGAGGTATGTGGCGTCGATCCATAGATAGGGCCACTCGCCTTCAATCGGTCGCGTGAGGAATGCGTTCACCCGCTCGTCGATCTCGGCAACCAAACGGCTGACCTGGCTCTTTGAAACACCGCTGGCGCCCATCGCCTTGACCAGATCGTCGACCGAGCGGGTCGAAACGCCGTGGACGTAGGCTTCCTGGATCACTGCCGCCAAGGCCTTCTCGGCGGTACGGCGTGGCTCCAGGAAGCTCGGGAAGTAACTGCCTTTGCGCAGCTTCGGGATCGCCAGATCAATCCGGCCAGCTCGCGTATCCCAACCCCGCTCGCGGTAGCCGTTGCGGTGGTTCAGCCGCTCAGGGCTGCGTGATCCGCAAGGCACGCCCGTCTTCGCCTCGATCTCGAGATCCATCATACGCTCTGCGGCAAAAGCCAGCATCTCACGCACCAAATCGCTATCAGCCCCTTGCTCAATCAGCTCGACAAGGGCCATTCTGTCCTCGGTCATCGTCTTCTTCTCCAGGTTCGAGTTCGCATCCGAACCCTACCAGAAGATCGACGGTGGCCACCCTCTCAGGGAAACCTTCCTACACCACCCCGCGGGACACGACCGTTTCTCGAATGGATGCAAGGCGAGGTATCCAGACTGTATGACCGTGTCATCGCGCAGGCGAAGTGTATGAAACTCCTCGGCTCCGATTTCACACAGGATGATTTGATATTGTTGATCAGGATGCTTGTCGGAGCCATCTCGGGCCATCGCGGCAACGAGAGCGCTTGGATCGAGCGCGGACTCGATATCGTGCTGGCCGGTGTTCGGCCGTCGGCGCTCACTTCCACGCCCGATGATGCGGGGGCCAGATGTCCGTGAAACGCAGCCGTAATCTGGGCGATTGACTCGGTCATTGAATAGATCCCTTCGATGCTAGACACCGAAAGTACCTCACTCCCTCACAAGAAATTTCGAACGCTGGGCCGGTTGGCTGGCGGCGATGCAGGCCGGATCGCCCTCAAAGGATCGCGATACGATGGTTGTCTGGCCTGCGTTTTCTATGGGCTACTCGGTCGTGTTCATCCGGAGTAACCCACAGCTCTTAAACAGTAGACGCTGCTGGGATGGCTGGGATTAAGCGGGTGAGGCTGGCCTCTTGATCGAGAGATTAGCGTCTGTATGAGGCGGGCTTCGGCGCAGGCGAATACAGGCGCAGTTACCTCCTTAAAGCTCAGTGGGCGACGCGATTGTCTCCAATCGTCGCAAAACAGAAAAAGTCACGCAGTGACGTTTGTCGCGATCGGTCAAGTCGCGAGCCGCAGAGATATCGCACAAATCATCCCGCACCGGCCTGGCCCTCGACCGACGTGTCGACGGGCCTCTGCCGAACGATGGGAGATGCTTTGTGACTGAAGGTGAAACCACCGCTCAGATGGATATCAGCGACGTCGAATGGCGCCTTGGCCACAAGGTCGGCGGCGGCGAACTTTGGGAGCCGTGCAACAAGACCGATATCCGCCGCTGGGTCATGGCGATGGACTATGTGAACCCGCTGCATTGGGATCAGCGCTTTGCTCAGGATACGAAGTTCGGCGACATCATCGCCCCCCAATCGATCTGCGTCGCGCTCGATTACGGGCACGGCAACAATCAGGCCTGCGTCGGCCGGATCGAGGGCCAGCACATGATCTTCGGCGGCGAGGAGTGGTGGTGGTACGGCACCCATGTCCGGCCCGGCGACCACCTCAGCCATGAGCGGATCTTCACTGGCTTCAAGCTGACCGATACGCGCTTTGCCGGCCCTACGCTGTTCCAGCGCGGTGATACCATCCACCGCAATCAGCGCGGCGATCTGATCGCCAAATCCTGCCCCACGGTGATCCGCTATCTGGCGAAAGAAGCGGAAAAGCGCGGCATGTATGCCTCCACTGCCGGCGCGCCGCGCAAGTGGACGGTCGCCGAACTTGCAGAGATCGATCAGGTGCGCCGCGACTGGTTTCTTTCCAACCGCGAGGGCAAGTCGCCGCATTTCGAGGAAGTTTCGGTGGGACAAAAACTGCCACGCCGGGTGATTGGGCCGCACTCGATCGCCAGCTTCACCACCGAATACCGCGCCTTCATCTTCAACATCTGGGGCAGCTTTTACTGGCAGGGCGTGGAAGGCGTGCCCGATTGCTGGGTCAATCAGGACATGGGCTGGATCGAGGGCTTTTCCTTCGACGAGGAAGGCGCGCTGATCGACCCGCGCCTGCGTGACGGGCTCTACCTCGGCCCCTCTCGCGGCCATATCGACGATGGCCGGGCCAGCGAGATCGGCATGCACCGGGCCTATGGCTATGGCGCGACGATGGCGGCGTGGAACACCGATTACCTGGCATTCTGGGCCGGGCATGACGGCATGGTCCGCCACGCCAAGAGCGAGTTCCGAGGTCCCGCCTTCGAAGGCGACGTCACCTATATTGAAGGGGAAGTCATCGAGAAGATCGAGAATTCCGAATGGGGCTTCCCGGTTGTGCGGGTGGAAGTGCGGATGACGAACCAGGAAGGCAAAATCGTCGTCACTTCCGTCAACGAAGTCCAACTGCCGTTCTGAGGAGCTTACCGTGTCCTTGCATGTCTTCGTAGCCGATCCCTCGGTTTCGGTCGCTCGCGGTATCCCGCTGGCCGATGAAACGGGACTGGGTGAACTCACGCTCGGCGGTTTCCTCCGGGACGTGACGGATCGCTACGGTGGCCGGGAGGCGCTGGTCCAGCGCCTCGAGGACGGAACGCGGGAGCGCTGGAGCTATTGCGACTTGTGGGACCGTTCGAGGGAGGTCGCCAAGTCCCTGGTCGCGCTCGGGCTTGGCAAGGGAGAGCGGGTCGGCATCCTGATGACGAACCGGGCGGAATTCCTCTCGGCGGTCTTCGGGACAGCGCTGGCCGGCGGTATCGCGACGCCTCTCAGTACGTTTTCGACGCCGTCGGAATTGCAGTTCTTGCTCGAGCACTCCGCGGTGACATTCCTGCTGTTCGAGGGGAGGGTCCTCAAGAAGGACTTTCTCGAAATGCTCTGCGATCTCGACGGAAAGATCGGCCACGGTGAGCCCGGGGACTACGCGTCGGCCCGTTTCCCGTTTCTTCGGCACCTGGTCGTTCTGGGTGCCGAGGAGACGGGGGCGGTTCGATCCTGGGATGCGTTCCTCACACTTGCGACCAATGTCTCGGATGAGGTGCTGGATGCGCGCCTGGGAGCCGTAAAGCCTGCCGACTGCGGCGCATTGTTCTTCTCTTCGGGTTCCACGGCGCTTCCCAAAGGCATCCTTTCCTCGCACCAGGGAATTGCACTGCAACTCTGGCGCATGGGCCGGCAGCAGGGATTGGCGGATGGCGTCCGCAGCTGGACGGCAAACGGGTTCTTCTGGTCGGGCAACTTCGCCATGATCATCGGAGGAACTCTGGGCGTCGGGGGCAGTCTGATCCTCCAGCGCACCTTTGGTCCGGTCGAGGCGCTCGACTTGTGGCAGGCCGAACGGGTCTCGTTTCCATTCGCCTGGCCGCATCAGTGGGAGCAGCTTTCCTCGGCGCCGAACTGGCGGGCCGTCGACCTGTCCTCGCTCGCATTCGTCGATCCTGGTTCCGCGGTGGCGGCACATCCGAGCGTCACGACCTCATGGATCGAGCCCAGGCACTGTTACGGGAATACCGAGACCTTCACGCTGAGTGCGGCCTACCCGGCGATGACCACCACTAAGGTTGCCGCCGATAGCCATGGTCTCCCGCTTCCGGGAAATGCCATCAAGATTGTGGACCCTCTTTCGGGAAAAGGCGTTCCCGTGGGTAGCAGCGGCGAAATTGCAGTCAAGGGACCGACCCTGATGCTTGGCTACCTGGGCATCCCGCTTGCCGATTCCGTCGATGAGGAAGGATACTTCCGAACCGGAGACGGTGGACGGATCGACGAGGAAGGGCGCCTGTTCTGGGAAGGAAGGCTCAACGACATCATCAAGACTGGCGGAGCGAATGTCTCCCCGCTCGAGATAGACGAGGCCATCCGGGCGATGCCGGGCATCAAGATCAGTCAGACGGTCGGCGTGCCGCACGATACCCTGTGCGAAATGGTCGTCGCATGCGTCGTCTTTCACGAAGGCTGCGATCGAGGCGAGGAGGAGCTGCGGCAGAGCCTTCGCGAAGTTCTTGCAAGCTACAAGATACCCCGCCGCTTCCTGAGCCTGACGGAGGAGGAAATCGGGTTGACCGGCACGGCAAAGATCAAGACCAGCGAACTGCGGACCCTTGCAGCCAGCAAGCTTGCCGAGGAACCTGTCCATTGAAGGCAGCGCGGCGATGCAAGTGCGACCTGTTCCGAGGCGTGCTGAGGCCATTCTGAGAGGGCAGTGCAAGCGATGGATGGCATCCGGTTCGGCAGCGCGTCGATTACCACGGTTCTCGAAATGGAGCTGGTCGGCCGGCCCATCGGATGGCTCGGAGCGCCGGCCGATCTGATCGAAGCAAACCGCTGGTGGCTCGAGCCGCATTTTCTCGAGGCCGGCGACACCTGGAGCCTGAACTTTCGAAGCTGGGTCGTGCACGTCGACAATCTCGTAATCGTGATCGATCCTTGTACCGGAAATTCCCGGCCTCATCCCATGTCGACGTTCGATATGCTCGATACGCCGTTTCTCGAACGGTTCGAGGAAACGGGATACCGGGTCCAGGACGTGGATTACGTTTTCTGCACCCACCTTCACCACGATCACTGAGGCTGGAACACGCTTCTGCAAGATGGGCGCTGGGTTCCGACTTTCCCGAATGCCCGCTACCTCTTCGTGCGCAGGGAGTACGATCGCTGGCATCCATCGAACGCGGCGAGGTACCGGGCGGTCGACTACAATTCAGGCGTGTTCGAGCGGTCAATCGAGCCCGTCGTGCAAGCCGGGCAGGCCGAGCTTGTCCTCGACCGGCACCGGATTTCGCCGGGCCTCGCGATCGAGCCCGGGCATGGCCACACCGCAGGCCATTCCATGCTGAGGCTGGACGGCGGCGAGGGCGAGGCCGTGTTCGCCGGCGATGCAATCCACCACCCCCTGCAACTGATCGATCCGACTGTCGTGTTCGGCGATCACGATGACCGGGTGTCAATGATCGAGACCCGCCGGCGCCTTGCCTTGGACAGTCTCGAACGGTCGACTGTCATCATTCCCGCGCATCTGCCATTCCCTCACGCGGGGCGCCTGCGCAAGGAGACTCGCGGGATTCGGTTTGCGCCCTGGCTCGAGCCGGGCGATGGAGCGGCCTGAACTGATCTGATCTCGCATGGGAGCGGGCACCGCGCTTACCCGCACAAGCCCGCCAAAAGTCCGGCCCAACCCCGGCCCAAGCGCGCCCCAAACACGCCGTCCTGTCAGGACGGGATGCGCCCGCCGTTGATACCGATGGTCTGGCCCGTCACATAGCTGCTGGCCTCGAGGCAAAGCCAGGAGCAGGCATTGGCGATGTCTTCAGGCTCGCCGGTGCGGCGCACCGGTATGTTGGCGCGAACCGTCTCGAGAGGGATCGGGAACTTGTCCTTGTTCGCCTCGGACATGACCGTGTTCATGATGACGCCCGGTGGAATGTTGTTCACCGTGATGCCCAGTGGCCCCAGCTCCGCGGCGAGCGTTCGCGTGAGGGTGATGATGGCGCCCTTGGAGGATGAATAAGGGGCCATGCCTGCCGAGCCGGTCTGCGCGCTCGAGGACGACATGTTGACGATCCGGCCCCAGGCGGCTTCGATCATGTCCGGCACCACGACCTGCGTGACGATGAAGGTGCCCTTGACGTTGACCTCGTAGATCCGTTCCCATTTGTCATCGGTTATCTCTAGGAAGGGCGTTGTGTCGGTGATCCCGGCGTTGTTGACCAATACGGTGATCGGTCCGAATTCGGTTCGCAATCGCGCAGCGGCCTTTCGATCTGCGCGCGATTGGCAATGCTGGCCTGCAGAGCGATTGCCCGGCCGCCGGCGGCAATGATCTCGCTGGCGGTTCGTTCCGCATCCTCAAGCAGGATGTCGAGTACGCCAACGGCCATGCCGTCCGCAGCGAGCCTTTTGGCGCAGGCTTTTCCGATGCCGGATGCTGCGCCGGTCACCAATGCGGTCCGTGCCATCTTTCCTTACCTCTTTCGTGATCGAAGGACTCGGTCAGCCAAGCCCTTCGTGATTCCGGCGCTCCTGCTCCTAAGAGAAAGACCCGGTCGGCCCGAAAGCCGACCGGGTAAGGAGGGAGCTTGCTGATCCTGGATGCTCAGAACTCTTTCTGGATGCCGATCTGGAACACCCGGCCCAGCGTGAAGGCGACGCTCGGGTCGTAGCCTGCCTGCCCGACGTTCTTGTAAACCGGAGGGTCCTGGTCGAAGACGTTGTTGACGTTGAAGGTGACCGCGAGACCGTCCGTCAGGCCGCTTCCCTTGAACTCGTAGCGGAAGAACAGGTCGACAGTATCGAAGGACTTGATGCGGGTCTGGCCGAAGGCCGAAGCCAGGCCGGCATCCCCGCGCTTGTAGCCGGCGGAATGATACCAGGTCGCCTGCGCGCGAAGGGATCCGATGGTTGTCCCGAGCGTCGACATGATCCGGGTCTTGGGCGTCCCGAATGCCAGTTCGTCGACCACGGCAGCAGTCGGGCTCATCTGCGAGTCCTGCGTGAGGCGAACGTTGCCGGCAACGCGGGCATCGAACGATGCGAAGCTGGTATCGAGGACATAGCTGACATCGAAGTCGATGCCGGTAAGCGTCGACGTGCCGAGATTGCGGACCAGGGTGTCCAGCACGACGCCCACTGGGATTCCAGCGCCGCCTGCCGAACTGACGAGGGCCTGGTCGGTAGAGGTCGGGTTGAGGATGGTGAAGCCGGCGTTGGCCGGGTTCTGCAGTCCAGCTACAATTGCCGCCAATTGCTGTCCGGTCGGACGGAAGATCCACAGATTGGGGAAATTGTTGTAGAAGTCGGTAAGGCCGGTGCCGCTGACCGGCCGCCCGATCGTGCCCTTGAGGTCGATGTGGTAGTAGCTTGCATCGAGCGTCAGGCCGGGAATGAACGGCGGCTCGAGCGTGGCGCCAACGGCCCAGCTCTTCGCCTTCTGCGGCGTGAGCCCGGTTACCGAGCCGTTGCCAAGGAAGACGCCGGTTTCACCTGCTGCAAAGCTGTAGCCGGGAGGCGGCGCCAGGAACTGGCCCGGCACCAGGTTTGCAGATGCCGTCAGCGGGCCGAGCTGGTCGACCGGCGAGGGAGCATTGAACGACTTGCCCCAGTTGGCGCGGACCGAGAACCAGTCGATCGGCTTGTAGGTCAATGCGAACTTCGGATTGAAGGTGTCGCCGAAGTCGTTGTACTTGTCGTACCGGCCCGAGGCGGACAACAGCAGACTTTCAAGGCCGGGGCCGGCATCGTTGAAGATCGGCGCCTGCACTTCGCCGAACAGCGATTTTACCGTCTGTGTATACTTGACGATAGGGAGCAGGTTGAGGCGTGCGTCGGTCGTCTGGCGCGCAAAGTTGTCGCGCATGTGTTCGCCGCCGACGGCCACGCGAACATCGCCGCCGGGAAGCGTGAAGACAGGTCCGTCGGCGATGAAGCGGTAATCGTAGAGTTCGTTGCGTCCAAATCCGCGCTCATGGCCATCGAGGATGTCGGCGAGCACAGCCGGCGAGGTCGATGCAATGTCGTAAGGGTTGAGCTTGCCTGTCGCCAGCGCGGTAGCCTGGGCGACCGGATCGAGCACATTGTTGTCATAAGTGACTTTGCTCCGGCCGTAGCTGAACAGGGCGCGGGCCTGCCAGTCGCTGCCGAGCTTGGCCGTCAGCGTCGGGGTGACGCTCCACGACTGGAGCTGGGTGTCCTGACGGTTCGAGCGTTCGCCATCGACGGGACCGTAGTTAAAGCGGACGGTCTGGGCCTTGCCGCTGTTGGCGTCGCCGGTGCTACGATAGTATGGATTTGCCGAAGTGACGGTGACCGTTCCAGTCGTGCTGCCCACCGCGCCGAGCGTGCCGCCAAATCCCGTTGTCTTGCGGTCGGCGTAGTTCGCGGAAATGTCGGCGCTCAGCCAGTCGCCAAGGTCTTGCGTGAGCCGGGCGAAGACGGTGTTGAGTTCGTTGCGCGGATAGATCGCCTGGTCCTGCGACGGGTCGCAGGTATTGGGGCCGCCGACAACGAGCCCGGTTCCCGAATTGACATAAGTGGTCGTGCCGATCGTCGTTGTGGGCTCGGCGCAGTTGCGTCCGACAGGCACGCCCGTGTTCCAGTCGATACGCTTCACATAGTCGCGATCCGAACCGAAGATCGCATCGTGCCGCGAGTAATTGTACGCGACATAGATGCCGCCGCCTGTCCATTTCTTGCCGAGCAGCAGGCCGGCGTCGTAGGATGTGTAGTCGTCGCCGATGCCGACACGTCCCTCGACCTTGATGCCGTCATAGGACTTGCGGGTCATGAAGTTGAGAACCCCGCCCAGCGCGTCCGATCCGTAGACGGCCGAGCCGCCGTCGAGCATCGCCTCGACACGCTCGATTGCGATCGGCGGGATGATGTCCGGGTCGACCGCGATCTGCTGGGTCCCGGCTCCGACCACGCGGTGCCCGTCGATCAGTACCAAGGTCTGCGCGCCGCCGCTGGTGTTTGCTGCAGGCAAGGCGCGAAGGTTTGGGCGCGCAATCGGATTGCTGCCATTCGATCCTGAGACCGGCGATACGCCGGCAGGGACGAGGCCGAAGAAGTTGCTGACCTGGGGAATGCTTGCAAGAATTTCGTTGGTGCTGGTTCCGCCGGTGGCCTCCGCCTGTTGCTCGTTCATGCCCACGACGTTCGAGCCGGCCGGCGCGATCCCCCTGATCAGCGTTCCCGTGACGACGATCTCCGAAT
It contains:
- a CDS encoding IS256 family transposase; protein product: MTEDRMALVELIEQGADSDLVREMLAFAAERMMDLEIEAKTGVPCGSRSPERLNHRNGYRERGWDTRAGRIDLAIPKLRKGSYFPSFLEPRRTAEKALAAVIQEAYVHGVSTRSVDDLVKAMGASGVSKSQVSRLVAEIDERVNAFLTRPIEGEWPYLWIDATYLKVREGGRIVSTAAIIAVGVNTDGRREVLGVATGPSEAEPFWKAFLRSLADRGLRGVKLVIADDHKGLRAAASKVFSATQQRCRVHWMRNAFAHAAPKQRPAVIAMIKTIFAQETAEAAQQQWDQVTDALREKFPKLADMMDASREDVLAYMAFPKDHWAQIASTNPLERVNKEIKRRADVIGIFPNNAAVVRLVGALMLEQNDEWAVSRRYMTLETLGSVSHNPIVSLPALAA
- a CDS encoding MaoC family dehydratase N-terminal domain-containing protein codes for the protein MTEGETTAQMDISDVEWRLGHKVGGGELWEPCNKTDIRRWVMAMDYVNPLHWDQRFAQDTKFGDIIAPQSICVALDYGHGNNQACVGRIEGQHMIFGGEEWWWYGTHVRPGDHLSHERIFTGFKLTDTRFAGPTLFQRGDTIHRNQRGDLIAKSCPTVIRYLAKEAEKRGMYASTAGAPRKWTVAELAEIDQVRRDWFLSNREGKSPHFEEVSVGQKLPRRVIGPHSIASFTTEYRAFIFNIWGSFYWQGVEGVPDCWVNQDMGWIEGFSFDEEGALIDPRLRDGLYLGPSRGHIDDGRASEIGMHRAYGYGATMAAWNTDYLAFWAGHDGMVRHAKSEFRGPAFEGDVTYIEGEVIEKIENSEWGFPVVRVEVRMTNQEGKIVVTSVNEVQLPF
- a CDS encoding class I adenylate-forming enzyme family protein, whose translation is MSLHVFVADPSVSVARGIPLADETGLGELTLGGFLRDVTDRYGGREALVQRLEDGTRERWSYCDLWDRSREVAKSLVALGLGKGERVGILMTNRAEFLSAVFGTALAGGIATPLSTFSTPSELQFLLEHSAVTFLLFEGRVLKKDFLEMLCDLDGKIGHGEPGDYASARFPFLRHLVVLGAEETGAVRSWDAFLTLATNVSDEVLDARLGAVKPADCGALFFSSGSTALPKGILSSHQGIALQLWRMGRQQGLADGVRSWTANGFFWSGNFAMIIGGTLGVGGSLILQRTFGPVEALDLWQAERVSFPFAWPHQWEQLSSAPNWRAVDLSSLAFVDPGSAVAAHPSVTTSWIEPRHCYGNTETFTLSAAYPAMTTTKVAADSHGLPLPGNAIKIVDPLSGKGVPVGSSGEIAVKGPTLMLGYLGIPLADSVDEEGYFRTGDGGRIDEEGRLFWEGRLNDIIKTGGANVSPLEIDEAIRAMPGIKISQTVGVPHDTLCEMVVACVVFHEGCDRGEEELRQSLREVLASYKIPRRFLSLTEEEIGLTGTAKIKTSELRTLAASKLAEEPVH
- a CDS encoding TonB-dependent siderophore receptor, with product MRAYACQLATGVALCAITSGTAQAQSSQDSATAPRATADSEIVVTGTLIRGIAPAGSNVVGMNEQQAEATGGTSTNEILASIPQVSNFFGLVPAGVSPVSGSNGSNPIARPNLRALPAANTSGGAQTLVLIDGHRVVGAGTQQIAVDPDIIPPIAIERVEAMLDGGSAVYGSDALGGVLNFMTRKSYDGIKVEGRVGIGDDYTSYDAGLLLGKKWTGGGIYVAYNYSRHDAIFGSDRDYVKRIDWNTGVPVGRNCAEPTTTIGTTTYVNSGTGLVVGGPNTCDPSQDQAIYPRNELNTVFARLTQDLGDWLSADISANYADRKTTGFGGTLGAVGSTTGTVTVTSANPYYRSTGDANSGKAQTVRFNYGPVDGERSNRQDTQLQSWSVTPTLTAKLGSDWQARALFSYGRSKVTYDNNVLDPVAQATALATGKLNPYDIASTSPAVLADILDGHERGFGRNELYDYRFIADGPVFTLPGGDVRVAVGGEHMRDNFARQTTDARLNLLPIVKYTQTVKSLFGEVQAPIFNDAGPGLESLLLSASGRYDKYNDFGDTFNPKFALTYKPIDWFSVRANWGKSFNAPSPVDQLGPLTASANLVPGQFLAPPPGYSFAAGETGVFLGNGSVTGLTPQKAKSWAVGATLEPPFIPGLTLDASYYHIDLKGTIGRPVSGTGLTDFYNNFPNLWIFRPTGQQLAAIVAGLQNPANAGFTILNPTSTDQALVSSAGGAGIPVGVVLDTLVRNLGTSTLTGIDFDVSYVLDTSFASFDARVAGNVRLTQDSQMSPTAAVVDELAFGTPKTRIMSTLGTTIGSLRAQATWYHSAGYKRGDAGLASAFGQTRIKSFDTVDLFFRYEFKGSGLTDGLAVTFNVNNVFDQDPPVYKNVGQAGYDPSVAFTLGRVFQIGIQKEF